The Pseudomonas baetica genome includes a region encoding these proteins:
- a CDS encoding polyhydroxyalkanoic acid system family protein, translating to MAKISVERAHSLGKEAAREKADKLAQKLSDQYGLEPQWSGDTLNLKRSGVKGAVHVADDSIKVDVELGLMMSAMSGMIKAEIEKALDKALV from the coding sequence ATGGCCAAAATCAGTGTTGAGCGTGCCCACAGTCTGGGCAAGGAAGCCGCCCGCGAGAAGGCCGACAAGCTGGCGCAGAAACTCTCCGATCAATATGGCCTGGAGCCGCAATGGTCGGGCGATACCCTTAACCTCAAGCGCTCGGGCGTGAAAGGCGCGGTGCATGTGGCTGACGATTCGATCAAGGTCGACGTGGAACTGGGCCTGATGATGTCGGCCATGAGCGGGATGATCAAAGCCGAGATCGAGAAGGCGCTGGATAAAGCCCTGGTCTGA
- the tatB gene encoding Sec-independent protein translocase protein TatB codes for MFGISFSELLLVGLVALLVLGPERLPGAARTAGLWVGRLKRSFNAIKQEVEREIGADEIRRQLHNEHILSLEQEARKIFNPVQQEPTPVEHVGEQTIHAPAAVAPVTPATATAVAPTTPAPAVAENSVEHIAPSAAPTAPAPHDPTLPPRAP; via the coding sequence ATGTTTGGTATCAGCTTCTCTGAACTGCTGCTCGTCGGCCTCGTCGCCCTGCTGGTGCTGGGCCCCGAGCGTCTGCCGGGTGCTGCACGCACCGCCGGCCTGTGGGTCGGACGGCTGAAGCGCAGCTTCAACGCGATCAAACAGGAAGTTGAACGTGAAATCGGTGCCGACGAGATCCGTCGGCAACTGCACAACGAGCACATTCTGTCGCTGGAGCAGGAGGCGCGGAAGATTTTCAATCCGGTTCAGCAAGAGCCGACGCCGGTTGAACATGTGGGTGAGCAGACGATTCATGCGCCTGCCGCAGTTGCCCCGGTGACACCGGCAACCGCAACCGCTGTAGCACCGACAACGCCTGCGCCCGCTGTTGCAGAAAATTCGGTTGAACACATTGCTCCAAGCGCCGCGCCAACCGCGCCGGCCCCTCACGACCCTACATTGCCGCCGCGAGCCCCATGA
- a CDS encoding phasin family protein yields the protein MAGKKNTDKEGSSWIGKVEDYSRKIWLAGLGVYSKIDTDGSKLFDTLVKDGEKAEKLTKSAVGKKVDAAKDSASSAKSRISGVKDRALGKWDELEGAFDKRLNSAISRLGVPSRNEVKALHSKVETLTKQIEKLTGEKARPVAAKTAAAKPAAKTAAAKPAAKAAAKPLAKAAAKPAAKTAAAKPAVKAAAKPVAAKTVAKPAAKPAAKPAAKPAAAKKPAVKKPAAPKAAAPKPASPAAKPATPAAPVSASNSAAAPTPAATPTAASTPSTPTSQS from the coding sequence ATGGCTGGTAAAAAGAACACCGATAAAGAAGGCAGCTCGTGGATTGGGAAAGTCGAAGACTACTCCCGCAAAATCTGGCTGGCTGGTTTAGGCGTGTACTCGAAGATCGACACTGACGGCAGCAAGCTCTTCGATACATTGGTCAAAGACGGCGAGAAAGCCGAGAAGCTCACCAAGTCGGCAGTCGGCAAGAAAGTCGATGCCGCCAAGGATTCCGCTTCTTCGGCCAAGTCGCGCATCAGCGGCGTGAAAGATCGCGCACTGGGCAAGTGGGACGAACTGGAAGGGGCTTTTGACAAGCGCCTGAACAGTGCGATTTCGCGTCTGGGTGTGCCGAGTCGCAACGAAGTTAAAGCGCTGCACAGCAAGGTCGAGACCTTGACCAAGCAGATCGAAAAACTCACTGGCGAGAAGGCCCGTCCGGTTGCGGCGAAAACCGCTGCGGCAAAACCGGCAGCTAAAACTGCAGCGGCAAAACCTGCAGCCAAAGCTGCTGCCAAGCCACTGGCTAAAGCGGCTGCAAAACCTGCGGCCAAAACCGCAGCAGCTAAGCCCGCCGTCAAAGCAGCCGCCAAACCGGTTGCCGCCAAAACCGTTGCCAAACCTGCCGCCAAGCCTGCTGCCAAGCCTGCAGCGAAACCTGCTGCGGCGAAGAAACCGGCAGTGAAAAAACCGGCCGCACCGAAAGCCGCTGCGCCGAAACCGGCATCTCCAGCGGCCAAGCCTGCCACTCCGGCAGCCCCGGTGAGCGCGTCGAACTCCGCCGCTGCACCGACTCCGGCGGCAACTCCGACTGCTGCATCGACCCCGTCGACGCCAACCAGTCAGTCCTGA
- a CDS encoding phasin family protein, translated as MAKVILKKKIDASTTALSDVKSYARKIWLAGLGAYAKVGQEGSDYFQELIKAGQTVEKKGKKVVTEKLEAANAEIDEARDEVSSFKGRVEVQLDKVEKAFDTRVASALNRIGIPSKHDVETLSAKLDELTALLERVARKS; from the coding sequence ATGGCCAAAGTCATTTTGAAGAAAAAAATCGACGCTTCGACAACCGCTCTGAGCGACGTCAAATCCTATGCCCGCAAGATCTGGCTGGCAGGCCTGGGTGCCTACGCCAAGGTCGGCCAAGAGGGCAGCGACTACTTTCAAGAGTTGATCAAGGCTGGTCAAACTGTTGAAAAGAAAGGCAAAAAAGTCGTCACCGAAAAACTCGAAGCGGCCAACGCCGAGATCGATGAAGCCCGTGACGAAGTCAGTTCTTTCAAAGGCCGTGTCGAAGTTCAGCTCGACAAGGTCGAGAAGGCGTTCGACACCCGCGTGGCAAGCGCCTTGAATCGTATCGGCATTCCGTCTAAACATGACGTTGAGACACTCTCTGCTAAGCTCGATGAGCTGACGGCATTGCTCGAACGCGTCGCGCGTAAATCTTAA
- the ubiE gene encoding bifunctional demethylmenaquinone methyltransferase/2-methoxy-6-polyprenyl-1,4-benzoquinol methylase UbiE, with translation MTDQRKGSDAEPTTHFGFKNVPESQKAEKVAEVFHSVAAKYDLMNDLLSGGMHRLWKRFAIELSGVRSGNRVLDIAGGTGDLTKKFSHLVGPTGQVVLADINESMLKVGRDRLLDLGVAGNVEFVQADAEKLPFPDNHFDCVTIAFGLRNVTHKEDALRSMLRVLKPGGRLLVLEFSKPTNALMSKAYDAYSFAFMPLMGKLITNDSESYRYLAESIRMHPNQETLKSMMVDAGFDRVTYHNMTAGIVALHRGIKP, from the coding sequence ATGACTGATCAGCGCAAAGGCAGCGATGCCGAACCCACCACTCACTTCGGCTTCAAAAACGTTCCGGAAAGCCAGAAAGCGGAAAAAGTCGCTGAAGTTTTCCACTCCGTAGCCGCCAAGTACGACCTGATGAACGACCTTCTGTCGGGCGGCATGCACCGTCTGTGGAAGCGTTTCGCGATCGAACTGTCGGGCGTGCGCAGCGGTAACCGCGTTCTGGACATCGCCGGTGGCACCGGCGATTTGACCAAAAAGTTCTCGCACCTCGTTGGCCCTACCGGCCAGGTAGTGTTGGCCGACATCAACGAATCCATGCTCAAGGTCGGTCGTGATCGCCTGCTGGATCTGGGTGTGGCCGGCAACGTCGAATTCGTTCAGGCGGACGCGGAAAAACTGCCGTTCCCGGACAACCATTTCGACTGCGTGACCATCGCCTTCGGCCTGCGCAACGTGACGCATAAAGAAGACGCTCTGCGTTCGATGCTGCGCGTGCTCAAGCCCGGCGGTCGCCTGCTGGTGCTGGAATTCTCCAAGCCGACCAACGCGCTGATGTCCAAAGCCTACGACGCCTACTCGTTCGCCTTCATGCCGCTGATGGGCAAGCTGATCACCAACGACTCGGAAAGCTATCGCTACCTGGCCGAATCGATCCGCATGCACCCGAATCAGGAAACCCTGAAGTCGATGATGGTCGACGCCGGTTTCGACCGCGTGACCTATCACAACATGACCGCAGGCATCGTCGCCCTGCACCGCGGCATCAAGCCCTGA
- the tatC gene encoding twin-arginine translocase subunit TatC gives MSDLPENDQHMPLVSHLTELRTRLLRCVAAIFIIFAGLFAFTQQIYTFVSTPLRQYLPVGATMIATDVSSPFLTPLKLTMMVSLFLAIPVILHQIWGFIAPGLYKHEKRIAVPLLVSSILLFYTGMAFAYYFVFPLIFKFFAAATPAGVEMMTDIASYLDFVMTLFFAFGVAFEIPVAVVLLVWIGVVDVKYLKKIRPYVIIGCFVVGMILTPPDIFSQTLLAVPMWMLFEIGIIFGGLISKRERPEEEPADDHNDQPPATQP, from the coding sequence ATGAGCGATCTCCCCGAAAACGACCAGCACATGCCGCTGGTTTCGCACCTCACCGAGTTGCGCACCCGTCTGCTGCGTTGCGTGGCGGCGATTTTCATCATCTTCGCCGGGCTGTTCGCCTTCACCCAGCAGATCTACACCTTCGTCTCGACGCCGCTGCGCCAGTACCTGCCGGTGGGCGCGACGATGATCGCCACCGACGTGTCGTCGCCGTTCCTGACGCCGCTGAAGCTGACGATGATGGTTTCGCTGTTCCTCGCGATCCCGGTGATCCTGCATCAGATCTGGGGCTTCATCGCGCCGGGCCTGTACAAGCATGAGAAGCGCATTGCCGTGCCGCTGCTGGTCTCCAGCATCCTGCTGTTCTATACCGGCATGGCCTTCGCCTATTACTTCGTATTCCCGCTGATCTTCAAGTTCTTCGCTGCCGCCACCCCGGCCGGCGTGGAAATGATGACCGACATCGCCAGCTACCTCGATTTCGTCATGACGCTGTTCTTCGCCTTCGGCGTGGCGTTTGAAATCCCGGTGGCCGTGGTGCTGCTGGTGTGGATCGGCGTGGTCGACGTCAAATACCTGAAAAAGATCCGTCCGTACGTGATCATCGGCTGCTTCGTGGTCGGCATGATCCTCACGCCGCCGGACATCTTCTCGCAGACCCTGTTGGCCGTGCCGATGTGGATGCTGTTTGAAATCGGCATCATCTTCGGTGGCTTGATCAGCAAACGCGAACGCCCGGAAGAAGAACCGGCTGACGACCATAACGACCAGCCGCCAGCGACCCAGCCATGA
- a CDS encoding ubiquinone biosynthesis accessory factor UbiJ, with the protein MLLTGLLASVELGLNRVLRLDSTALPRLAHLTGKVIAVDCRSPALQLFILPSDEGLMLASHWETDVDCTLRAPASSLVKLALSKDKTAVLHAPQVELDGDSGVLLELAGVLQDLELDWEYELSRWLGPVATQLVGGHLRSRARWYQQGFASLNQNLAEYLAEESRTLVGQREAEARFSELDRIKLDLERLEARFERLSRSLDPSDNA; encoded by the coding sequence ATGCTGCTCACCGGGCTGCTCGCCAGCGTCGAACTCGGTCTGAACCGGGTGCTGCGTCTCGACAGCACGGCGCTGCCGCGACTGGCGCATCTGACCGGCAAGGTGATTGCCGTCGATTGCCGCAGCCCGGCGCTGCAACTGTTCATTCTGCCCAGCGATGAAGGCTTGATGCTGGCTTCCCATTGGGAAACCGATGTCGACTGCACCCTGCGCGCGCCAGCCTCGAGCCTGGTGAAACTGGCCCTGAGCAAAGACAAGACCGCGGTGCTGCACGCCCCGCAAGTCGAGCTCGATGGCGACAGCGGTGTGCTGCTGGAGCTGGCCGGTGTGCTGCAGGATCTGGAGCTGGACTGGGAGTACGAACTCTCGCGCTGGCTCGGCCCGGTCGCCACGCAACTGGTGGGCGGTCACCTGCGCAGCCGCGCACGCTGGTATCAACAAGGATTTGCCAGCCTCAACCAGAACCTCGCCGAATACCTCGCCGAAGAATCGCGCACCCTCGTCGGGCAGCGCGAAGCCGAAGCACGGTTCAGCGAACTGGACCGGATCAAACTTGATCTGGAACGTCTCGAGGCGCGTTTCGAGCGCCTTTCCCGATCCCTCGACCCAAGCGATAACGCATGA
- a CDS encoding 16S rRNA (uracil(1498)-N(3))-methyltransferase, giving the protein MNLLLLEEADFIAADRVVLRDRRLTHMQEVHRSEVGDSLRVGRIDGLMGSAELLRLEAGEAELRVTLDQPPPAKLPLTLVLALPRPKMLRRVFQTVATMGVSKVILVNSYRVEKSFWQTPFLEPEAIRENLILGLEQARDTVLPEIVIEKRFKPFVEDRLPAITEGTLGLVGHPGNYPPCPRALSEPVTLAIGPEGGWIPYEIDLLAKSGLQPVQLGERILRVETAVTALLARLF; this is encoded by the coding sequence ATGAACCTGCTGCTGCTCGAAGAAGCCGATTTCATTGCGGCCGACCGCGTCGTGCTGCGTGATCGCCGTTTGACGCACATGCAGGAAGTGCATCGCTCGGAAGTCGGCGACAGCCTGCGCGTAGGGCGCATCGATGGGCTGATGGGCTCGGCCGAGCTTTTGCGGCTGGAGGCCGGTGAAGCGGAACTGCGTGTCACCCTCGATCAGCCGCCACCGGCCAAGCTGCCGCTGACATTGGTGCTGGCCCTGCCGCGGCCGAAGATGCTGCGTCGGGTGTTCCAGACCGTAGCGACTATGGGCGTGTCAAAGGTGATTCTGGTCAACAGCTACCGTGTCGAGAAGAGTTTCTGGCAGACGCCGTTTCTGGAGCCGGAAGCGATTCGCGAGAATCTGATCCTTGGCCTCGAACAGGCGCGGGATACGGTGCTGCCGGAAATCGTCATCGAGAAACGCTTCAAGCCGTTTGTCGAAGATCGGCTGCCAGCGATTACCGAAGGCACCCTCGGTCTGGTTGGCCATCCCGGCAACTACCCGCCCTGCCCGCGCGCATTGAGCGAACCGGTGACCCTGGCCATCGGCCCCGAAGGTGGCTGGATTCCCTACGAGATTGATCTGCTGGCCAAATCCGGCCTGCAACCGGTGCAACTCGGCGAGCGCATCCTGCGTGTCGAAACCGCCGTCACCGCCCTGCTCGCGCGCCTGTTCTAG
- a CDS encoding phosphoribosyl-ATP diphosphatase: MSDTLTRLAQVLEERKGAAADSSYVASLYHKGLNKILEKVGEESVETIIAAKDAAISGDCSDVIYETADLWFHSMVMLAQLGQHPQAVLDELDRRFGLSGHVEKASRPSA; encoded by the coding sequence ATGAGTGACACCCTGACCCGCCTCGCTCAGGTACTTGAAGAGCGCAAGGGCGCAGCGGCCGACAGTTCCTATGTCGCCAGCCTGTATCACAAGGGTCTGAACAAGATTCTGGAGAAAGTCGGCGAAGAGTCGGTCGAAACCATTATTGCCGCCAAGGACGCCGCCATCAGCGGTGACTGCAGCGACGTGATCTACGAGACCGCCGACCTGTGGTTCCACAGCATGGTCATGCTCGCCCAACTGGGGCAGCATCCGCAGGCCGTGCTCGATGAACTGGATCGTCGCTTCGGCCTGTCCGGACACGTCGAGAAAGCCTCGCGTCCGTCCGCCTGA
- a CDS encoding TetR/AcrR family transcriptional regulator, producing MKTRDRILECALQLFNEKGEPNVSTMEVANEMGISPGNLYYHFHGKEPLILGLFERFQNELAPLLDPPSDVELAPEDYWLFLHLIVERLAQYRFLFQDLSNLAGRLPKLAKGIRHLLNALKRTLASLLARLKASGQLVSDTQALGQLVEQITMTLLFSLDYQRILDREGEVRLVVYQIMMLVAPHLLPPVKVATERMALQYLEDHD from the coding sequence ATGAAAACCCGCGACCGGATTCTCGAATGTGCGCTGCAACTGTTCAACGAAAAGGGCGAGCCAAACGTCTCCACCATGGAAGTTGCCAATGAAATGGGGATCAGCCCCGGCAACCTCTACTACCACTTCCACGGCAAGGAGCCGTTGATACTCGGGTTGTTCGAACGCTTCCAGAATGAACTCGCGCCGCTGCTCGATCCGCCTTCGGATGTCGAATTGGCGCCGGAAGATTACTGGCTGTTTTTGCACCTGATCGTCGAGCGGTTAGCGCAGTACCGGTTCCTGTTTCAGGATCTGTCGAACCTGGCCGGACGCTTGCCGAAACTGGCGAAGGGGATTCGGCATTTGCTCAATGCCTTGAAGCGCACACTGGCGTCATTGCTGGCGCGACTGAAGGCGTCAGGGCAACTGGTCAGCGATACCCAGGCGCTGGGGCAACTGGTTGAACAGATCACCATGACGTTGCTGTTTTCGCTGGATTATCAGCGGATTCTGGATCGGGAGGGTGAGGTTCGGTTGGTGGTTTATCAGATCATGATGCTGGTGGCGCCGCATTTGTTGCCGCCGGTGAAAGTGGCGACTGAGCGGATGGCCCTGCAATACCTCGAAGACCACGACTGA
- the hisI gene encoding phosphoribosyl-AMP cyclohydrolase has protein sequence MKNWLDEIKWDADGLVPAIAQDHKTGRVLMMAWMNREALELSAAENRAIYWSRSRGKLWRKGEESGHVQTLHEMRLDCDADVIILMVEQIGDIACHTGRQSCFYRVFENGDWKTVDPVLKDPHAIYCAGHKHE, from the coding sequence ATGAAAAACTGGCTGGACGAGATCAAGTGGGACGCTGATGGCCTGGTGCCGGCGATTGCCCAGGATCACAAGACCGGACGCGTACTGATGATGGCCTGGATGAACCGCGAAGCGCTGGAACTGAGCGCTGCGGAAAACCGTGCAATCTACTGGTCACGTTCCCGTGGCAAGCTGTGGCGCAAGGGCGAAGAGTCCGGCCACGTACAGACCCTGCATGAAATGCGTCTGGACTGTGACGCCGACGTGATCATCCTGATGGTTGAACAGATCGGCGACATCGCTTGCCATACCGGCCGTCAAAGCTGCTTTTACCGCGTCTTCGAAAACGGCGACTGGAAAACGGTCGACCCGGTGCTGAAAGACCCGCATGCCATCTATTGCGCAGGACACAAACATGAGTGA
- a CDS encoding twin-arginine translocase TatA/TatE family subunit yields MGIFDWKHWVVILVVVVLVFGTKKLKNLGTDVGESIKGFRKAMNDDEKPAADPTVTPAQPVPPVQPQATAQANPPHTIDVQAQKVEEPIRKDV; encoded by the coding sequence ATGGGCATTTTTGACTGGAAACACTGGGTCGTCATTCTGGTAGTCGTGGTGCTGGTGTTTGGCACCAAGAAACTGAAAAACCTCGGCACCGACGTTGGCGAATCGATCAAGGGCTTCCGCAAAGCCATGAACGACGACGAGAAGCCGGCAGCCGATCCGACCGTGACGCCTGCGCAGCCGGTGCCACCGGTGCAGCCGCAAGCCACCGCGCAGGCCAACCCGCCGCACACCATCGACGTGCAGGCGCAAAAAGTCGAAGAGCCGATCCGCAAAGACGTGTGA
- the phaC gene encoding class II poly(R)-hydroxyalkanoic acid synthase → MRDKPATGVVPSPAVFINAQSAMTGLRGRDLLSTLRSVAAHGLRNPIHSAKHALKLGGQLGRVLLGETLYPTNPQDARFADPAWSLNPFYRRSLQGYLAWQKQVKSWIDDSSMSDDDRARAHFAFTLLNDAVAPSNTLLNPLALKELFNSGGHSLVRGLSHLFDDLLHNDGLPRQVTKQAFEVGKTVATTTGSVVFRNEMLELIQYKPMSEKQYAKPLLVVPPQINKYYIFDLSPQNSFVQYALKNGLQTFMISWRNPDVRHREWGLSTYVEAVEEAMNICRAITGAREVNLMGACAGGLTIAALQGHLQAKRQLRRISSATYLVSLLDSQIETPTTLFADEQTIEAAKRRSYQKGVLDGRDMAKVFAWMRPNDLIWSYFVNNYLLGKEPPAFDILYWNNDNTRLPATFHGDLLDFFKHNPLTHPGGLEVCGTPIDLQKVTVDSFSVAGMNDHITPWDAVYRSTLLLGGDKRFVLSNSGHVQSILNPPSNPKAAYVDNGKMSSDPRAWYYDGKHVDGSWWPQWLEWIQQRSGAQHETQMTLGNPNYPPMEAAPGTYVRVR, encoded by the coding sequence ATGCGCGACAAACCAGCGACGGGCGTAGTGCCCAGCCCCGCCGTGTTCATCAATGCACAAAGTGCAATGACCGGCCTGCGTGGCCGGGATTTGCTCTCGACGTTGCGCAGCGTCGCCGCTCATGGGCTGCGCAATCCGATCCACAGTGCAAAACACGCCTTGAAACTCGGCGGCCAACTCGGTCGCGTGTTGCTCGGTGAAACCCTGTACCCGACCAACCCGCAGGATGCACGGTTCGCCGATCCGGCCTGGAGCCTCAATCCATTCTACCGGCGCAGCCTGCAGGGCTATCTGGCCTGGCAAAAACAGGTCAAGAGCTGGATCGATGACAGCAGCATGAGCGACGACGACCGCGCCCGTGCGCACTTCGCCTTCACCCTGCTCAACGATGCCGTGGCGCCCTCCAACACATTGCTCAACCCGTTGGCGCTCAAAGAACTGTTCAACTCTGGCGGCCACAGCCTGGTGCGCGGACTCAGCCATCTGTTCGATGACCTGCTGCACAACGACGGCTTGCCACGCCAGGTCACCAAACAGGCTTTCGAGGTCGGCAAGACCGTCGCCACCACCACCGGCTCGGTGGTTTTTCGCAACGAGATGCTCGAGCTGATCCAGTACAAGCCGATGAGCGAAAAGCAATACGCCAAGCCGCTGCTGGTGGTGCCGCCGCAAATCAACAAGTACTACATTTTCGACCTCAGCCCGCAGAACAGTTTCGTTCAGTACGCGCTGAAAAATGGCTTGCAGACCTTCATGATCAGTTGGCGCAACCCGGACGTGCGCCATCGCGAATGGGGCCTCTCGACCTATGTCGAGGCGGTGGAAGAGGCGATGAACATTTGCCGGGCAATCACCGGCGCCCGCGAAGTCAACCTGATGGGTGCCTGCGCCGGGGGACTGACCATCGCAGCACTACAGGGGCACCTGCAGGCCAAACGGCAATTGCGGCGCATCTCCAGCGCGACCTATCTGGTCAGCTTGCTCGACAGTCAGATCGAGACTCCGACCACCCTGTTCGCCGACGAACAAACCATCGAAGCGGCCAAGCGCCGCTCCTATCAGAAAGGCGTGCTGGACGGCCGAGACATGGCCAAAGTATTCGCCTGGATGCGCCCCAACGATTTGATCTGGAGCTACTTCGTCAACAACTACCTGTTGGGCAAAGAGCCGCCAGCCTTCGACATCCTTTACTGGAACAACGACAACACCCGCCTGCCCGCCACGTTTCACGGCGACTTGCTGGACTTCTTCAAGCACAACCCGCTGACCCACCCCGGCGGTCTGGAAGTCTGCGGCACGCCGATCGACCTGCAGAAAGTCACCGTCGACAGCTTCAGCGTCGCCGGCATGAACGACCACATCACGCCATGGGATGCGGTGTATCGCTCGACCCTGCTGCTGGGGGGGGACAAGCGCTTCGTGCTGTCCAATAGCGGCCACGTGCAAAGCATCCTCAACCCGCCGAGCAACCCGAAAGCCGCTTACGTCGATAACGGCAAAATGAGCAGCGACCCGCGCGCCTGGTACTACGACGGCAAACACGTCGACGGCAGTTGGTGGCCGCAGTGGCTGGAATGGATTCAGCAACGCTCGGGCGCCCAGCACGAAACCCAGATGACCCTCGGCAACCCTAACTATCCACCGATGGAGGCAGCACCCGGTACTTACGTGCGTGTGCGCTGA
- the ubiB gene encoding ubiquinone biosynthesis regulatory protein kinase UbiB, giving the protein MKLLAVRRLLRIQRVVIRYRLDDLLFDLPLPWFLLALRYALPWRWFPRKPLELSRGARLRLALQDLGPIFIKFGQILSTRRDLLPEDIADELMLLQDRVPPFDSQLSIKLIEEQLGKKISEVFSRFDVQPLASASVAQVHAAQLKTGEEVVVKVIRPGLKPIIAQDLAWLFILARAAEKVSADARLLHPVDVVQDYEKTIYDELDLLREAANASQLKRNFEGSPLLYVPQVYWDWCRPKVLVMERIYGIQVTDLATLADQRTDMKMLAERGVEIFFTQVFRDSFFHADMHPGNIFVSTVNPWSPQYIAIDCGIVGSLTPEDQDYLARNLFAFFKRDYRRVAQLHIDSGWVPAETKLNEFEAAIRTVCEPIFEKPLKDISFGQVLMRLFQTARRFNMEVQPQLVLLQKTLLNIEGLGRQLYPDLDLWNTAQPFLERWMRERVSPKALLGNVQSQFEQIPHLANMARDLLERMSQPHANDPPPPWHKRKDDWFLRLLGSAHLAGGTILAAGGPLNELGHWPAGIMVAVGLYLVVRR; this is encoded by the coding sequence ATGAAGCTGCTTGCCGTCCGCCGTCTGTTGCGCATCCAGCGCGTCGTGATCCGCTACCGCCTCGATGATCTGCTGTTCGATCTGCCGCTGCCCTGGTTCCTCCTGGCGTTGCGCTATGCGCTGCCATGGCGCTGGTTTCCGCGCAAGCCGCTGGAGCTGAGCCGGGGCGCGCGCCTGCGTCTGGCGCTGCAGGATCTGGGGCCGATTTTCATCAAGTTCGGGCAGATTCTCTCGACCCGCCGCGACCTGCTGCCGGAAGACATCGCCGATGAGCTGATGCTGTTGCAGGATCGCGTGCCGCCGTTCGATTCGCAGCTGTCGATCAAGCTGATCGAAGAACAGCTGGGCAAGAAAATCAGCGAAGTGTTCAGCCGATTCGATGTTCAACCGCTGGCCTCGGCCTCGGTGGCGCAGGTGCATGCCGCGCAATTGAAAACCGGCGAAGAAGTGGTGGTGAAGGTGATCCGCCCGGGCCTGAAACCGATCATCGCGCAGGATCTGGCGTGGCTGTTCATCCTCGCCCGCGCTGCTGAAAAAGTCTCCGCCGACGCCCGCTTGCTGCACCCGGTAGACGTGGTGCAGGACTACGAAAAAACCATTTACGACGAGCTCGACCTGCTGCGCGAAGCCGCTAACGCCAGCCAGCTGAAGCGCAATTTCGAAGGTTCGCCGCTGCTTTATGTGCCGCAAGTCTATTGGGACTGGTGCCGGCCGAAAGTGCTGGTGATGGAGCGCATCTACGGGATTCAGGTGACGGATCTGGCGACCCTTGCCGATCAGCGCACCGACATGAAAATGCTCGCCGAACGTGGCGTGGAGATCTTCTTTACCCAGGTGTTCCGCGACAGTTTCTTCCACGCCGACATGCACCCGGGCAACATCTTCGTCAGCACCGTCAACCCGTGGAGCCCGCAGTACATCGCGATCGACTGCGGCATCGTCGGCAGCCTGACCCCGGAAGACCAGGATTATCTGGCGCGCAACCTGTTCGCCTTCTTCAAGCGTGACTACCGTCGCGTGGCGCAATTGCACATCGATTCGGGCTGGGTGCCGGCAGAAACCAAGCTCAACGAATTCGAAGCGGCGATCCGCACCGTGTGCGAGCCGATCTTCGAAAAACCGTTAAAAGATATTTCATTTGGCCAGGTGCTGATGCGCCTGTTCCAGACTGCACGCCGCTTCAATATGGAAGTTCAGCCGCAACTTGTGTTGCTGCAAAAGACCCTGCTGAACATCGAAGGCCTCGGTCGTCAGCTTTATCCGGATCTGGATCTGTGGAATACCGCGCAACCGTTCCTTGAGCGCTGGATGCGCGAGCGCGTCAGCCCGAAAGCCTTGCTCGGCAACGTGCAGAGCCAGTTCGAACAGATTCCGCACCTGGCCAACATGGCCCGCGATCTGCTCGAACGCATGTCCCAGCCCCACGCCAACGACCCACCGCCGCCCTGGCATAAACGCAAGGACGACTGGTTCCTGCGCCTGCTCGGCAGTGCCCATCTGGCGGGCGGTACGATCCTCGCCGCCGGTGGCCCACTGAACGAACTGGGGCATTGGCCGGCGGGAATCATGGTGGCCGTCGGCTTGTATCTGGTCGTTCGCCGATAG